The Malassezia restricta chromosome VI, complete sequence genome segment GCAGTGAATGCCGTGCTTCGactcgagctcgcgcgccgcctggaTACCCTCCCACGTCGACGCGATCTTGAtcagcacgcgctcgcgcgaGATACCGACGGATTCGTACAGCTCAATCAGCTTGATGGCCTTGTcgatcgtcgcgcgcgtATCGAACGACAGGCGAGCATCGACCTCCGTCGACACGCGGCCCGGGATGATCTTGAGGATCTCTTCTCCGAACGACACGAGCAGGCGGTCTACGGCATGCTCCACGATCTCTTGGCGGCTATGGCCCTGGGCCTTGGCATACTCGACCGCCGGAGCGACCATCCTGGCATACTTCTCCTCCTTCACCGCAGCGAGGATCAGCGATGGGTTCGTCGTTGCATCCTGTGGCTTGTACACGGCAATCGACTCAAAGTCGCCTGAGTCCGAGACGACCGTCGTGAATTGCTTCAGCGATGCCAGAGCGTTCGACATGGAGGACACAGGGCCGTGCACTACGTTCGCCACGGGCCCTCTACAAACCGGCCGGGGGCGAGGCTCCACTGCATCACGTGTCGCTTGCCAGCGAAGCTCcgcgcgccagcgacgccaccAGAGGCGCCTGGGCATCGTGAtgagcgcgcgccaaggACTCGGCCAcacggcgccatgcgcattCACGCAGGCGAAGGGTGGACAGACTGTATGGCGCAGACGATGTCTGTGTGTGCGATAGACCCGCGACGCCGACTTCTCCCCGCAAGCGCgcctgggcggcggcgggcgacAGAACGGGCGGGAGTCGCGCCTGTcgaagcgcatgcgccgcatgccgcAGCGTGATCTGTATGTCCTGCCGTGAGCTGGGCGCCATACGTACGTGGAGTGTAGCAAACCACTGCGTCATGTCGTCCTCGGACGATGTGGCGGGTGACTCGTCCGAGAGCGCCAGCATCGCGCGTGAGGCCGTACGAAGCAGCTCCACGAGCTGAGCATCACATTGCAAGAGCcggtccagcagctcgtccgcCGTGCCTGCCTCCGACGCAGGACTCGCGGCTCGGGCGTCGTCcatcggcggcgctgaGAAACAGGACGCACGCCCTCCTGACACACTATATTCGGCCGAAGCTACTAGGTACGGCGCCGCTTCGTggaggcgcgcgacgcgcgtgggtgggatggcggcgctggcgccggGTGGGAGGTCTTGACGCTGAAGGTCGACGAGTACGGGCGCCCACTCGTATCGCTTTTCATCTTtcgcacgcgcgcctcggctTCTTCCCACACTTCCTGATCTTGCGACATGGCGTATTGGGACATTTCCGCATCGTTCATGAGCTCCTGCGACAAAGCCGCGCGGCTGGCGTCGACAGGCACGGCCTGTCGGCCCGCTTCCGCCAGTTCCGCCTCGAGATTCTCTGCGACGggcgcgagcagcgcaggttcggcgcgcgtcgcatccACGTCTGCCTccgccgcgcgtcgttcCACGGCGCGAAGACTCTGGAccatggcacgcacagcctTGCAAAGCAGCGTGTGTGCCTGGTGCAAGGGCATGTTCAGCTCGTGGGCCAGGTCCTCGATGTTGCGTCGCTGAAGACCCACAgcgagaagcagcgcaCTCGAGAGGCCACTCACATGCAGTATACGCTCGACATCGGCCTCGTCAGCCGACCGCAGGCGACGCGCAAAGTAGAGCTGAGCGAGGATCGGCAGCAAatccagcacgatcggcagctccagcacatTGTTGCCGTATGACTCGAGGCGCTTCATATCAAAGGGCGtgagcaagaagcgcagCTCCGCATGCGACAGCGGCGGCTGCGGTGTGGATGCGCCTGACGCGGCTTCGAGCACGCCCAGGGCCGTGGTCGTCTTGAGCTCGCGGAAGCGGAACGACAGCAGCGAGCAGAACCGCCTGCCGAAATCGGCGGCAAACGCACCGAGCCACGCCTgctcgccatgcagcgtcttgagctGGACGGTCGAGTACTCGCCCGTCAGCTCGTTCGGGACTTGGCGCATGTAGAGGGGGGTGTAGCCGACCTTGCTCCAGAAGCGAAAGAGCTCCGGCGTCAGGCCATACGACACGCCCAGCCAGTCGAGCGACTCGGGCTGGCGCTCCGACAGGCGCTCAAGCAGGGGCGGCAGGGACTTGGCATCGCGGCCGCCCCACTCGCTCCGCGACACGGCCGGCCGAGCTGCATCCCGGGCGAGTTtgtgagcatgcgcatcgacgtcgagcaGCGATCCCTCGTAGAACGactggagctgctcgagcgctcgagcgccgtaTCCCATGCGAGCATAGTCGGGGTGCACGGCGATACGCACGATACGCGCACCAGACAGGCTCGCAAAGTCGGCGTCCTGGAACTGCTGCGTCATGATCCACGGGACAAGATCACCGGCGTCGCGCGTTCCGCGCGCCAAGCTCTGGAGGATGACTTGACGGCTGATATTACCTTCCAACGCCACCTGCAGCACACAGAGCGGCTCAGGCAGACTCGTGCGCTTCTCGAGgggcggcagcagcacaAAGACAGCATGAGCGGGAGCATCACTCAATAGCTGCATATCGTTGGGCGAGTTCTTGTAGTGACTCGCGACGTAGAGTgccatgatgcgctgcaggaaCAGCTCACTCGCCGGATGGTAGCTAAAGAGTGTATCGCGATTGACCATATACAGTTCACAGGTGCTGGGATGAGGGCATccgtcgcgagcgtgcgcaggcaGCTTGGCCAGCGAAGCATCGAGGCACAAGAGCTCATTCAGCCATGCTTCGACGCGGTCGCCCGGTGCGTATCGGATCGGCTCACGAAGCTCGACCTCTTTCAGCGATCGACCCCCGGCCCCCGACGACCGGAGCTGCTGAAACAGCTTGAGGGAAAGGCTGCGTCCCGTGCCTTCGTAGCCGTGGATCGTCGAGGAGAGAAACACGAGGTAGGGACCCAGAAGCGCCCGCACCATCGGAAGGGGAAtcgccgctgcctcgtcgatgaCCACGAGCTCCGCCTGACTCAGTACGGCATGATCCTGCGGCTGGATATACTGGATCGTTTGCCGGTGTCCACGGAACACATTGATGCGCACGACCGTGTCTTTCCACTCGCCCGTGCCACGCTGCAAGTCCCAGTCGGCCACCTCCTCGTAcccgagcgcatccagacCCTTGAGCACAAACTCAAAGAGCGTACGGACATTGTCCGGGCTCGGCGACGTCACAAACATGTTGCTGTAGCCGTGCGCGATGGCCGCGGCAAGACACAGACCGAGCGCAGCCGACTTGCCACGTCCACGGCCGGCCGTCAGAGTGACAGTCGTCGAAAGCGACGAGCTCGCCAATACGTCCAGGATCGTCAGAACAGCCGTCGCCTGGTCCATCGTCCGAGCATGCCGAATGAcgtcgcccacgacgcgcgtctctGACACATCCGCACGTAACGAAGCCAGCTGCTCAGCTCGCTGCCTCGATGCTTCATCACGGCGCACCGCAGCGCCAACGCCACCCGTGCTCTGCGACGATTGCGTTTCCGGCAGCGGGCGAATGTCACGGCCGCGGCTCACGGGCAGCACATTCAGCTCATCGTCCAGCAACAAGCAGTCCTGACAGGAGCTCAGCGAGAGAAGAAAGCGCTCGTTAAAGCGCGCGACAGGCTCCTCGTCCGACGAAGCCGTCCTGTACCGCTTGTGGACGTCCATCGACAGCGaatgcagctgcttgagaCTAGACATGCTCTGCAGAAGAAGGACAATCACACCACCGCCTTCCACCGTCTCAATCGTGCGGGCCAGCAAATTGGGGGTCAGGGCCTCAAAGTCCTGCAGCACCAACATACCAAACGTTCGACCAAGAATCTTGGGCGTGTCTTTGTAGTAGCAGTACCGGATATCTGTGACGCCCACGAATAGCTCGAACGGATCTTGCGCATCCTGAtcacgcacgccacgctTGATATCGCGCTTGATTTTGGCTTCGCGTTTCTTTCGGTGTGTCGTAAAGCCCAAGTCCTTCTTGTAGCACCACAAGACATTCGGTCGTGCCTCAACTCGGGATTGGGATAGCAAGAAGTGCAAGTTGACCACTTGGTCACGTCCATGATCACCGACCACGACGAAAAATGACCGGTGGCCACTCGCCACATTGTTACGGATCAGCGTCGGGATCCGTGGATCCAACTGTTTCCGCATACCAATCGTTGTGCAGAAAAAAGGAAAGGCCGCGTCGTCTacaaaaaaaaaaaagaTGCCTCCACATGGAGCTACATGGTTTCCCAAGAGTAGGTTTGCTTGTCCAGCTTCCACCAAGCTTGACGGCGGTACAAGGCTTGCTGAGCACCTTGGTCATCGCCAAAAGGAACGTAGATGTCAGCTTGTATATCGTAGGAGCGGTTTTTGTTGGCACAAAAGTGCAGTGTGCCGAACACTTTTTGGCCGGCATTGAGCGCCAGCGGTTCGGGGAAGAAAAGGCGGACTTGGGCCCAATGCGTGGGCGGCGCAAAGGGACTCGTCGTCATATAGTTTTGCTCAGCGTCATAGATGCCAGGATGATCATCCGCTTGCAGAAACGAGAGGTCGAACCATGCGCCTAGGCCATGCACGACGGTGGCCTCATCAATGCAGTCAAAGGCGAGTGGCACATCAAATTCACGAAGATCTCTCATGCTGATCGTGCTAAAGTCCATCATGTAGCGACACACAGCGCTCTCCGTGTCGGCACCGTCCGGTGTCGTGCCAATTACGTGCACAGGAGAGAAGCAGCCCACGACCGGACTCGCAAAGGCCTCGGCTCGAGCCGCATCGACAAACGGCGTCAAATCGATGCCGTAAAAGTCGGTGGTATTCCACCATTCGCCGCGTGCACGTACTTCTTGCCACATGCGTGCGTCATTCAGAAGCGAAAAGCACAAGATGCCAACACGGGGAAATACAGCGCCATCCGGCTTCAAGAAACGATCCCGCGCCTCGAGAAGCGTCTCACACATGCGCTCATGGACCAACAGCACACCGAGGCATTCAGACACGATCGTGTCCACGCGTGGCTCCACGGGTATCGGCGCTGCTTCGCGCAGCATACCTGGTGTCACATCTTCCAcacgcgcatgcacaaCAGCTAACCGATCGCGTGTCCACATATTGGGTGCCGAATCGCCGTCctgggcgtgcgctgcacgaaCGAGGTGATGAAGATGCTCGACCATAGTAGAGGCCTCGACGGCAAATACAAGCTTGGCGCCGGCCTGTAAAGCGAAGAGAGAAAGAATGCCGTTGCCTGCGCCGACGTCCATGACCGTTTGATTAGCAAAGTAGGGCAACGCATGCTGCATGATGCTCATTTGGTACGCGGACGTGCGCACAGAGTCCTGCAACATTTGAGCCTGATGCGTCAGCATGGAGTAGTATCCGAAGTAAGCCTCATCTTGACGGTCATACTTGGCGTCTGTCGACTCATCGACCACCAtggccatgtcgacgagaATCAGTGGGGAAACGGAGGAGAATTTAGCTACGATGATctacgagcgccgcgctccaACCACGCTGTATGCTGACTCAGCTGGATCTCCACGTGGGACACAACGACGACCCTGCGACGCGCGTTCCTTGGGGTCTCACCGCATGGAGCGCCAacctgcgccagcagcgtggCCGTTGCGTGAGCAGCTACTTCTAGCTCAGATTGTGCATCAGGACGGCCATGTACCGCCGAACTGGGCTAGCGTTTCCACCCACATCACGTCGCATCCATGCGTGAAAGAGACGCCACGTGCTCGAAGCGCTGACACTTGTGAGCGTGTGTGGACGGCGCTGATGCAGACGCACGTTCCATCCGATGCTGTGCGTACGGACCGCGGCGCTCAGCTAGCGCTTGCTCAGAGATTGTATGCTGCACGACTGGAAGAGCTCGTATCTGATATCGCAGCGGAGGACAAGGCGTTCCATGAGCTGCATGAAAAAATAGAGGGCTTGCGGGCTGGGCGTTATGATGACGAGCTCCAAAAGCATGTGCAGGTCAAGGCTCCATCAGAGCCTGCAAAGACAGAGGCGGCATCCACGGAGCCAGTGGTGTCTGACGTGGCTGAAACAGAAGAGGAAGCgccggacgacg includes the following:
- a CDS encoding mediator of RNA polymerase II transcription subunit 11 codes for the protein MDDARAASPASEAGTADELLDRLLQCDAQLVELLRTASRAMLALSDESPATSSEDDMTQWFATLHDIQITLRHAAHALRQARLPPVLSPAAAQARLRGEVGVAGLSHTQTSSAPYSLSTLRLRECAWRRVAESLARAHHDAQAPLVASLARGASLASDT
- a CDS encoding N-acetyltransferase 10; the encoded protein is MRKQLDPRIPTLIRNNVASGHRSFFVVVGDHGRDQVVNLHFLLSQSRVEARPNVLWCYKKDLGFTTHRKKREAKIKRDIKRGVRDQDAQDPFELFVGVTDIRYCYYKDTPKILGRTFGMLVLQDFEALTPNLLARTIETVEGGGVIVLLLQSMSSLKQLHSLSMDVHKRYRTASSDEEPVARFNERFLLSLSSCQDCLLLDDELNVLPVSRGRDIRPLPETQSSQSTGGVGAAVRRDEASRQRAEQLASLRADVSETRVVGDVIRHARTMDQATAVLTILDVLASSSLSTTVTLTAGRGRGKSAALGLCLAAAIAHGYSNMFVTSPSPDNVRTLFEFVLKGLDALGYEEVADWDLQRGTGEWKDTVVRINVFRGHRQTIQYIQPQDHAVLSQAELVVIDEAAAIPLPMVRALLGPYLVFLSSTIHGYEGTGRSLSLKLFQQLRSSGAGGRSLKEVELREPIRYAPGDRVEAWLNELLCLDASLAKLPAHARDGCPHPSTCELYMVNRDTLFSYHPASELFLQRIMALYVASHYKNSPNDMQLLSDAPAHAVFVLLPPLEKRTSLPEPLCVLQVALEGNISRQVILQSLARGTRDAGDLVPWIMTQQFQDADFASLSGARIVRIAVHPDYARMGYGARALEQLQSFYEGSLLDVDAHAHKLARDAARPAVSRSEWGGRDAKSLPPLLERLSERQPESLDWLGVSYGLTPELFRFWSKVGYTPLYMRQVPNELTGEYSTVQLKTLHGEQAWLGAFAADFGRRFCSLLSFRFRELKTTTALGVLEAASGASTPQPPLSHAELRFLLTPFDMKRLESYGNNVLELPIVLDLLPILAQLYFARRLRSADEADVERILHVSGLSSALLLAVGLQRRNIEDLAHELNMPLHQAHTLLCKAVRAMVQSLRAVERRAAEADVDATRAEPALLAPVAENLEAELAEAGRQAVPVDASRAALSQELMNDAEMSQYAMSQDQEVWEEAEARVRKMKSDTSGRPYSSTFSVKTSHPAPAPPSHPRASRASTKRRRT
- a CDS encoding type I protein arginine methyltransferase, which encodes MAMVVDESTDAKYDRQDEAYFGYYSMLTHQAQMLQDSVRTSAYQMSIMQHALPYFANQTVMDVGAGNGILSLFALQAGAKLVFAVEASTMVEHLHHLVRAAHAQDGDSAPNMWTRDRLAVVHARVEDVTPGMLREAAPIPVEPRVDTIVSECLGVLLVHERMCETLLEARDRFLKPDGAVFPRVGILCFSLLNDARMWQEVRARGEWWNTTDFYGIDLTPFVDAARAEAFASPVVGCFSPVHVIGTTPDGADTESAVCRYMMDFSTISMRDLREFDVPLAFDCIDEATVVHGLGAWFDLSFLQADDHPGIYDAEQNYMTTSPFAPPTHWAQVRLFFPEPLALNAGQKVFGTLHFCANKNRSYDIQADIYVPFGDDQGAQQALYRRQAWWKLDKQTYSWETM